The Mycolicibacterium boenickei genome has a segment encoding these proteins:
- a CDS encoding MFS transporter produces MELTFGLRMFFATVCAVAVATIYAAQPVLAGIGRDLGVPEADLGWIITAGQLGYLVGLVVLVPFGDIIDRRRLISAHLLLAAIGVTLAAAATQTWLLLAGLAVAGLFAVVVQTTVAYAAALSTAEQRGRTLGIVTSGVVVGILGSRVAAGGLASVWGWRSVYAGLAVLLVVLACLVPTLLPPDPRRGSTGYAEVLTSLTRLFGDRLFVSRGLIAFFLFASFGTLWSGLALPLTAAPWHLSTAQIGLFGIAGLAGALGAARAGFWADSGFASAVTGGALALLAASWLAIGHASWSLVLVAGGVIVLDFAVQAVHVSNQHLLTTAYPDRTSSVIGGYMFFYSLGSALGATATTTVYAVGGWTASSILGAAFAACGLVVWAISRAALRTRR; encoded by the coding sequence ATGGAACTGACGTTCGGCCTGCGGATGTTCTTCGCCACCGTGTGCGCGGTGGCCGTCGCGACGATCTACGCGGCACAGCCCGTGCTCGCGGGGATCGGCCGCGACCTGGGCGTGCCCGAGGCCGATCTGGGGTGGATCATCACGGCTGGGCAACTCGGCTATCTGGTCGGGCTGGTGGTTCTGGTCCCGTTCGGCGACATCATCGACCGGCGCCGACTCATCAGCGCGCACCTTCTCCTGGCCGCGATCGGCGTGACACTGGCCGCGGCCGCCACCCAGACCTGGCTGCTGCTCGCCGGGCTGGCGGTCGCCGGACTGTTCGCGGTCGTCGTGCAGACCACCGTCGCCTACGCCGCGGCGCTTTCCACGGCCGAGCAACGCGGCCGCACGCTCGGCATCGTGACCTCCGGAGTCGTCGTCGGCATCCTCGGATCACGCGTGGCGGCAGGAGGCCTCGCCTCGGTGTGGGGGTGGCGAAGCGTGTACGCCGGGTTGGCGGTGCTGTTGGTGGTGCTGGCATGCCTGGTCCCGACACTGCTGCCGCCCGACCCACGGCGCGGATCGACCGGTTACGCCGAGGTACTGACGTCGTTGACCCGACTGTTCGGCGACCGACTGTTCGTCTCTCGCGGGTTGATCGCGTTCTTCCTGTTCGCATCGTTCGGCACGCTCTGGAGCGGCCTGGCGCTACCGCTCACGGCGGCGCCCTGGCATCTCAGCACGGCACAGATCGGCCTGTTCGGAATCGCCGGCCTGGCCGGGGCTCTCGGTGCGGCTCGGGCCGGATTCTGGGCCGACTCCGGGTTCGCGAGCGCCGTCACCGGCGGGGCACTCGCGCTCCTCGCCGCGTCATGGCTGGCCATCGGACACGCATCGTGGTCCCTCGTCCTCGTCGCCGGCGGGGTCATCGTGCTCGATTTCGCGGTGCAGGCCGTCCATGTGAGCAACCAGCATCTGCTCACCACGGCCTATCCGGACCGGACCAGCAGCGTGATCGGCGGTTACATGTTCTTTTATTCGCTCGGGTCCGCCCTCGGGGCGACCGCCACGACGACGGTGTACGCGGTCGGTGGCTGGACCGCCTCCAGCATCCTCGGCGCCGCGTTCGCGGCCTGCGGTCTCGTCGTCTGGGCGATCAGCCGAGCGGCGCTCCGAACGCGACGATGA
- a CDS encoding tyrosinase family protein, which translates to MTEHLINSGDTLGATAPRLGVTVAEAATRVRHDIWTLDQIDHWHPTIYAYARAVQVLIERTDADQLDPIGWQYQSDIHGTTVNPDNFRNQCQHFCWYFLPWHRMYLQWFERIIWAAIQDLDDVDEQTKATWALPYWNYSSDDPARRRLPQAFLDTTLADGITPNPLWVPGRNLNDGSSLPVSDVDLTSALAPTDFAGIGGFAGGRTGFSHGGEDPGSAMGPLEGTPHGAVHVGVGGLMGSFNTAALDPIFWLHHANIDRIWEIWRTMPDRANTAEPAWLTGVTFHFHDENRATLSETVQEVLDTTTQLSYRYEDITAPVALEALMPTAPAPENPPELVGASDNPIALAGETTHVTFGIAPPMGPLAEEATPASRAFLRIEDVTSPAPVGVTYKVYLAVGGGEPALDDDHFVGVAAFFGIEETSNPDNEHGGMRLAFDITGLYRRFSAEGRWSDQVSVTFVPQYVEPAAHPIRLPGAQASAPQQSGNARVGRVSVFLQ; encoded by the coding sequence ATGACCGAACACCTCATCAATTCCGGTGACACTCTCGGTGCCACCGCGCCTCGGCTCGGGGTCACGGTTGCGGAGGCGGCTACCCGGGTCCGGCACGACATCTGGACGCTCGACCAGATCGATCACTGGCACCCGACGATCTACGCCTACGCCCGCGCCGTGCAGGTGCTGATCGAACGCACCGATGCCGACCAGCTGGACCCGATCGGCTGGCAGTACCAGTCCGATATCCACGGCACCACAGTGAATCCCGACAACTTCCGCAACCAATGCCAGCACTTCTGCTGGTACTTCCTGCCCTGGCACCGGATGTATCTGCAGTGGTTCGAACGGATCATCTGGGCGGCCATTCAGGATCTCGACGACGTCGACGAGCAGACGAAGGCGACGTGGGCGTTGCCCTATTGGAACTACAGCAGCGACGATCCGGCCCGCAGACGCCTACCGCAGGCCTTTCTCGACACCACCCTGGCGGACGGGATCACCCCCAACCCGCTGTGGGTGCCCGGGCGGAACCTCAACGACGGCTCGTCGCTGCCTGTCTCCGATGTCGACCTGACGAGTGCCCTGGCACCGACCGATTTCGCCGGGATCGGCGGGTTCGCCGGTGGGCGGACCGGATTCAGTCACGGTGGCGAGGACCCGGGCTCGGCGATGGGACCGCTCGAGGGAACCCCTCACGGCGCGGTCCACGTGGGCGTCGGTGGGCTCATGGGTTCGTTCAATACCGCCGCACTGGACCCGATCTTCTGGCTGCACCATGCCAACATCGACCGGATCTGGGAGATCTGGCGGACGATGCCCGACCGCGCCAACACCGCGGAGCCGGCCTGGCTGACCGGCGTGACGTTCCACTTCCACGACGAGAACCGGGCGACGCTCAGCGAGACGGTACAAGAGGTGCTCGACACCACGACCCAGCTCAGCTACCGCTATGAGGACATCACCGCCCCTGTCGCACTGGAGGCTCTCATGCCGACCGCACCAGCACCGGAGAACCCGCCGGAACTCGTGGGAGCATCCGACAACCCGATCGCTCTCGCCGGGGAGACCACCCATGTCACGTTCGGCATCGCGCCGCCGATGGGACCGCTGGCCGAGGAGGCGACCCCGGCGTCTCGCGCTTTCCTGCGCATCGAGGACGTGACGTCGCCGGCCCCGGTAGGGGTGACCTACAAGGTGTATCTCGCCGTGGGTGGCGGTGAGCCTGCGCTCGATGACGACCATTTCGTCGGCGTCGCAGCCTTTTTCGGAATCGAGGAAACCAGTAACCCCGACAATGAGCACGGCGGCATGCGGCTCGCGTTCGACATCACCGGGCTGTACCGGCGGTTCAGTGCCGAAGGCCGGTGGAGTGATCAGGTCAGCGTCACCTTCGTGCCGCAGTACGTGGAGCCTGCCGCCCATCCGATCCGACTGCCGGGCGCGCAGGCGTCGGCGCCGCAGCAGTCGGGGAATGCCCGTGTCGGGCGAGTGAGCGTCTTCCTGCAATGA
- a CDS encoding copper chaperone: MTLTAVASRAARPSAWRRLRWAHPELSLLGAAVAAWLGALILHLSMPPHGGRGHCSTLPHAVAHHHGTSGVGALEVGCPAIPSGAPEFPASPAVWMLMAAAMMLPTALPAARSISLNGKWHRRQRGQTMFAVGYLAVWSVFGVLGLTGAWLIGPEASGALVVSGLLAVAAGWELTRRKRFLLRACHRVRALPADGWRADRACVEEGLRNGLQCTGACGPMMLPMVVAPHALWLMVVLFGVVAAEKLVTKGVDHLRLFAAVLAVVSFIVAFGAPLG, from the coding sequence ATGACGCTGACCGCCGTAGCGAGCCGAGCGGCACGGCCATCGGCCTGGCGGCGGTTGCGGTGGGCACATCCCGAGCTGAGCCTGCTGGGAGCCGCGGTGGCAGCCTGGCTCGGGGCGTTGATTCTGCACCTGTCGATGCCGCCTCACGGCGGGCGGGGGCATTGCTCGACGCTGCCGCACGCGGTAGCTCACCACCACGGCACGTCGGGCGTGGGCGCGCTGGAGGTCGGTTGTCCCGCGATACCTTCTGGTGCACCGGAATTCCCGGCCTCGCCGGCGGTATGGATGCTGATGGCAGCCGCGATGATGCTGCCGACGGCGCTGCCCGCGGCGCGGTCGATCTCGTTGAACGGAAAATGGCATCGGCGGCAACGTGGCCAAACGATGTTCGCGGTCGGGTATCTCGCGGTGTGGTCGGTGTTCGGAGTCCTCGGGCTCACCGGTGCCTGGTTGATTGGGCCGGAAGCCTCAGGTGCCCTTGTGGTTTCGGGGCTCCTGGCGGTGGCGGCGGGGTGGGAACTGACCCGCAGGAAGCGGTTCTTGCTCCGAGCCTGTCACCGGGTGCGGGCGCTGCCCGCCGACGGGTGGCGCGCCGACCGGGCCTGCGTCGAGGAGGGGCTCAGGAATGGCCTGCAGTGCACCGGTGCGTGCGGTCCGATGATGCTGCCGATGGTGGTGGCCCCGCACGCGCTGTGGCTGATGGTGGTCCTGTTCGGGGTCGTCGCGGCGGAGAAGCTGGTGACGAAAGGCGTTGACCATCTTCGGCTTTTCGCGGCCGTGCTGGCAGTGGTGTCCTTCATCGTCGCGTTCGGAGCGCCGCTCGGCTGA